From Brassica oleracea var. oleracea cultivar TO1000 unplaced genomic scaffold, BOL UnpScaffold00941, whole genome shotgun sequence:
ttaagagcttcaaattggttgtttatggtggttggtgtattgattgtaatgacaatcttgtaaatacttgaaaatgatGAGGTTGGAAGAGTAAAAATGccgttttcgaaaaaaaaaaaaaaaaagtgaataggacaaaagaaaaatccaagaaaagtatgggttagttttaggtttgactttgagttttgagtcaatcttgcaaaaaaaCCGCAAAAGAATTCAAATGTAAAGTGAAATCCTCTATTATTGGATTgagtatttattatattgaatctgaaatccattaaaataaaacaaaaatataaccgAAACCATTTTGATCCCCTTGCCCAAAAACAAAAAGGGGAGTTTATGtcaaatccattgttattcagTATCCATtgaattttattagaatttggtTTCAGTGGAACTGGATGTAATTTTCAATATCCATTGGTGTAACCAATCCTATTCAACTATAAATCCCCTTTTTCTAATTGAGTTGATGTCTATTGATTGGTTATAAAGCTATGCCACATCGTACAAAAATAGGAGGCAGTGCACTTATCTCTTGATTCTGTTATGACTCATAACACCGTACCACAATAGGAAGATTAAGACTACAGAGGTTGGTGGAATGAATCAAACTCTTGGGGACTCAAATCCATACTACTACAGAATGGTTAGAGAACAAATGGCTGTGAGAGAAGCTGCAGGTAAGGCGATGGAGCTCTGCAAGGCTGCTCTGGTTGAAGCATCCTGGTGTACCACTACTAGGTAACTTAAAGCATCCTTTGGAAGGTTATTTGATGGAGAATTCATAAAAAGCTGCCGTGGAAGCTTTTGTAGTGGCGTCTGCTTTGTGACCAAATAGCTCAAGGAAGCATTATCGAATCAAAACATCAGGAACACATTCAGCGGTATAGTGTTGTGATCGTCAAACACATGACCAACCTTGTGAAACATTCAGAAAGAAGCCAAGCAGAAACAAGAACTCCATTAGATCCTCCTATCCGAGACTTGGACAGTTTGCTAGTGACGGACAAAGTATGTTCAAGAACAGATCAGGGAGTTGAAGAAAGCATAAAGAACTGTCGAGAACATGAAGAAACAGGGAAAACAAGTCCAATAATAAAGCAGAAAACAGAGTAAACAAAGATGATCTTCTTGATCAAGTCTCAGGATCCGGAGACAACGACAGAGGAGTAATGGCTGAGAAGAGGCCGTTTCTGTCAAGTCCTCCACCCCCTCGTGACGAGGCTACAAGAGCTGCCACAAGACCTGAGTTTCCCACCAGAGTGGCCTGTGTGTAGTTGTAGTTTGCACGTAGGTCATGGAAGCCGTCATTCTTGTCAGGTCCAGCGACCATTGCTCCTTCAATCGTGTTTGGATTCTCGTTACTGCTCTCCTTCCACTTCCAACCTCCTTCGCAAGTCACTTTCTTGTTCTTGGGGATCGAAGCGCCCCTGTGATGTACATGTTTGGGATATTTCTGCCCAAACCCCACAACATAACTAATGTTCTGTGGGTTCTTGCCTAGTATGTAATCAACCTGCGGGAAGAAGAACACACACAAAAGCTTGATCCAGATGATCATATAATAATGGTTGTAACGTTTTCATTGTGATTTCAATACCTGAGATGTTGAAAAGTCACGTAGGACCTGAGTTTTGAAGAAACTTGGGCCACAGTACCATCCAGGAGTATCAGAAGCATCGAGGTAGTCACTGTAGAGGGTTGCGAGGAAAGCTGCATTCGCAGCATATTGGAGAGGCTCTGGTTCGCCATGGTTCAGCAGGATCAAACCACCTGTAGATATGAAAGCAGCCATACTCTCAATACTATATGATCAAAACATCCTAACTAAATCAAAACTCACATAATccttttcaatatatagagcacgAGCTAAGACTTATACAAGACCAAAATCTCACTATCCAATAGTTAGTTTCACAAGTTTACACTAAGACTGATGCAGTTTCAAAATCTGAGacaactaactaactaactaactctTACCTTTTGTTCTGTTAAATTTGGTGTAGTAAGGCAAGTCCGAGCACATTACTATGCTGGTTTGTTCGTGAAAGGTTTTCAACATGTCTTCATAAGGAAATGGAGGGCTGAGGAACAGCCTCAGCCGAGTCAAGAGCAACTGAAAAAAAgcacacaaacaaacaaaaacagaatgTAAGCAAGCAAGGAATCTGTTGGAAGAAAAACATAACTAAGGAAGCCTCATGTACCTGTGTCCCAGCAAGCTTGTTGTCCCACCCGAAGACACCATAACGAGGGCCATGCGAGAAGGCACCGGCACGCTTCGCTAAATCGTGACTGGTTACCTTCGCAAGATAGGTGTTATCTCCCGTAGCATAGTACATCCATGCTCCTCCCCATATGAGGTCATCCCAGTGCTCTGAGCTTTTCATTTTGGTACTCATAGCCTCAGCGAACGAGTACATCGCTTTGGCACTGCGAACAAGTGTTGCAGAGTACTCGACTTTGTCTCCGAAGACGATGGATGCTGAGGCGAGGGCAGCTGCCATCTCTGCAGCGAGATGCGGGCAGTTAGTGTGACACACAGTGAAGTCCCTTTTGTAATTAATGTCCTCTGGCCTCATCCAGCAGTAGTTGTCATTAGGCAATTCGCTTCCTATAGTCATTCCTATCTGTGAAAACGAAAACAAACAATTAGAAACATATGAGTATGCAAGAAGGAATGGAAAAATAGCAAGAACGAATGGGAAAATATCAACCTGTGACACCATTTCAAATACTGTATCAGAACTGCTATTGAAGTTGTTTAGCAAGTAGTCAGTTCCCCACTTGATGAGTCCTTTGACATGGTTGAGTTCGCCAGCAACTTGATACTTTGTGCTATATTCAATAACACTCCAGCTCAACATTGTCATTGAGAATGACATGGGAAAGTTGGACTTGATCGAACCTCCAGCATCATAGTACCCTCCTGCTAAATGTGGGTAAGAGCTCCCTGGAAACTTGCCATCGTTCAAGCAAGAATCTCCCCGCCAAGACACGTTATTCCCCTCTGGGAGTTTTCCGGCTGGAACATCAAAACATTTAAAGAGAAGAAGCTTAGTAACATTTACATTAATTTAGTAGCTagtaatgaatttaaaattgatCAAAACTGATTAGCTTACATATTTGGGCATTGAAGAACTTCAATGCCACTGGAATAGCAATGGTGCTATTTTCTTTCGTTAATGGTGGAACGTTGTAGTGGTCGTGAGGCAGAGTCTTCGACAGGGTCATCGCTATGATGCAGGACACACACAAGACTCCTCCAAGCCATAGAAGTAATTTTCTGTTGCTTGAGATGCAAGCAACAgaaaatttcttctttttcttggcGATAGTTGGTTTGAGAACCCAACTTTCCTTCATTTCCAGAGATGGCTGTGTCAGTGGAGTCAGCTCAAGTTCCTCAATCTCCGTCATTGTCCTATGATTCATCtgaaagagagagagcgagagaggtGTTACTGTTACTGTATATACAACAAGATAGTAAGAACtgaaagagagagagcgagaAAGCTGTTactgtatattattttataccaGTTGGTTTGCTAATGATGCAAGACCACCTATTGCATCGGAACCATACATCATTGGCATGTTATTCTGATAAGTTGGCAGTGCCTCTAGCGTTTGTGCATAAGAGGATGAGGTCGAAGAGAGAGCAGAGACGTGGCTAGGAAgtaatgaagaggaagaggagagactCCCTCTGAGATGGAGGTTTAGAGTCATATGAATAAAAGAATACGATGTCGTTTTTATATTTACGTTTACTATTTATGTGAGAGCTTGTAAACATTTGATCTATCATAATTGATCACAACAAATATCTTATCCTCTTATCTCTTTCTTCTATACTTCTCCCCTTTCTTGTTACGATTAGATAACCCTTAATCTAGGGTTTAttattggtatcagagcctgaTCATGCCTCCTAAGCAAGATCAGCAAGCTGAGAAGGTCTCAGCGATGGAGGGTCATATCGCGAGTCTTTTGGGTGCGATTGACGGGTTACGAAGCGTGGCGGAGAGACATGACCGTCAGTTCGTAGCGATGGAGAAAAATGCAGACGAATGTCACCAGCAAGTCATGGAGATGTTCAAACAGCTACCGGCGAGGGTAGCCAGTCCGGAGAAGGTTGAATCGAAGGAGAGTCACCGTGAGACCGAGGGATCTGTTCCTAAGGCTCAAGGGTTACAGATCCGGCCAGAGAAGAGTCTTTTGCAGGTACCAGAGGAGGCGACACCCCTTAGATCGACGGATTTCAACACACCGTCGTATCAAGCGGGATCATCAGGGTTTTCAGCTCATCAGAAGCTGGATTCCCCTCCGAAGAAGCTAGAGCTACCGAACTTTGAAGGGAAGAACCCAGATGACTGGATCTTCCGAATGGAGAAATGCTTTTCTGTTAATCAAACCGATGAAGGAGAAAAGTTGTCGCTAGCTATGTCAAGCATGACGGGTTGTGCAGTCACCTGGCTGAGGGTGATACAGAACCGAGAAGAGCCGTTGGACTGGAGGGATTTTAAGGCAAAGCTGAGGCGACGTTTTAAACCATCGGGAGGAGGTACTGTACTCAGTCAGATGTTGCGGTTGAGACAAACAGGAACTGTATCAGAATTCCGTGAGATGTTTGAAGAGTTATCAGCTGAAGTGCCTCATGTGCCAAACGACGTGTTAGAAGAAATATTCTTGCACGGGATGAAGCGGACACTGAGAGAGCAAGTGGTGAGATTGAGACCTGTAGGTATGGATGAGATCGTAGACATGGCAAAGATCATAGAGGAACAAGAGAACGAGCGCAGTACCTACCAGTCTAGATCCTTTCAAAGGACTAGCTCTGCACCGGCACTTAACTCGAATCACCGAAGCTATTCATCCAACCATAGTTCGGTAAGACAAGGAGAGAATACACCTGCGAGAAAGTCTAGCGAGTCACCACGCGACAACAAGGGCAGTGAGCAAAGGAGAACAATCCAAAACCCTTGTCGTCATTGTGGAGAAAGGTTCTTTGCGGGTCACAGATGCAAGGCTTTCCAGCATTTTAAGAAAATGGAGTTGGATGAAGGTGAAGAAAAGGATGAGGAGTTGGTTAGCGACGAGGAAAGATCTGAGGAGCAGAATACGCCTGAGCAAGAGTTACACGTCTTGTCATTAAATTCGGTGGTGGGAATCACATCCAAGAAAACCATGAAGATGAAAGGGTTTATTGGCAAGCGAGAAGTGATCGTCCTCATTGATTCTGGTGCCACTTGTAACTTTATATCCAAACAACTGGTGGAGGAGTTGAGTCTTCCAGTGGAGGAAACTATAGACTTTGGAGTGGCAGTTGGGAATGGAGAAGTTATCTCTGGATCGGGAAAGTGTGAAGGAGTCGAAGTGGAGATACAAGGAGTTAAAATTAAGGAGGAATTTTTAAGATTTGAGTTGGGAACAATAGACTTGGTGTTGGGATATTCGTGGTTGGCTAAGCTAGGAGAGACACACATCAACTGGGGGTTACACATTTTGCGGTTTCAGTATGAGGAGAAATGGGTGTCAATATGCAGTGATCCGGAGTTGCTGATTGCTCAAGTGTCTTTAAATGCTATGGAGAAACTCTGCGAAAAGGAGGATGTGGTTTTCCTGTTGGAATTACAGACGTTATTCGAGAGTAATGATAAGAAGATAGAGACTGTGCCGAGCAGAGCTGTGTCTGCATTGTTGAAGACGTTTGCGGGGGTGTTTCAAATGCCAAAAGGACTACCTCCCAAGCGTACGAGAGAGCATGCGATAACCTTACAGGATGGAACATCTCCTATCAACGTAAGGCCTTATCGATACTCACATACGCAGAAAAATGAGATTGAGAAGTTGGTAAAGGAGATGATGCAAGCAGGAATAATTCGCCCGAGCATCAGCCCGTTCTCGAGTCCAGTGTtgttggtgaagaagaaagatggcgGGTTAAGGTTTTGTGTAGATTACAGGGCTGTAAACAAAAGCACCATACCTGATAGGTATCCTATACCCGTGATCGAGGAGCTGTTGGACGAGCTAGCGGGAGCTACCATCTTCTCTAAGTTGGATTTGAAGTCAGGATACCATCAGATCAGAGTGCGAGATGAGGATGTTGGGAAGACTGCCTTCAAAACTCATGAGGGTCACTACGAGTTCTTGGTTATGCCTTTCGGGCTCACCAATGCTCCAGCGACATTTCAATCAGTCATGAACGAAATTTTCAAGCCGTGGTTGAGGAAGTTCGTCTTGGTATTCTTTAACGACATCCTTGTTTACAGCAAGAACGAGGAAGAGCATAGAGAACACTTGAGGGTCGTGTTACAATTGCTAAAAGACCACCAGTTCTATGCCAATGCGAAGAAATGTGCTTTTGGTCAGTCTGAGATAGCATATCTGGGTCATATCATTTCAGGAAAAGGAGTAGCAGCAGATCCTGAGAAGATAGAAGCGGTGAGACAGTGGCCACAACCCAAGAATATTACATCACTGAGGGGGTTTCTGGGGTTACGGGTTATTACCGAAGGTTCGTAGAAGGATATGGAAAAATAGCGCGGCCACTCACTGATTTGCTGAAGAAGGAAGGGTTCAAATGGTCAGCACATGCAATTCAGGCGTTCTCAATGCTCAAAACGGCCATGACGCAGCTACCAGTGCTGATTTTACCAGATTTCAATAGGCCAT
This genomic window contains:
- the LOC106320493 gene encoding uncharacterized protein K02A2.6-like, with product MPPKQDQQAEKVSAMEGHIASLLGAIDGLRSVAERHDRQFVAMEKNADECHQQVMEMFKQLPARVASPEKVESKESHRETEGSVPKAQGLQIRPEKSLLQVPEEATPLRSTDFNTPSYQAGSSGFSAHQKLDSPPKKLELPNFEGKNPDDWIFRMEKCFSVNQTDEGEKLSLAMSSMTGCAVTWLRVIQNREEPLDWRDFKAKLRRRFKPSGGGTVLSQMLRLRQTGTVSEFREMFEELSAEVPHVPNDVLEEIFLHGMKRTLREQVVRLRPVGMDEIVDMAKIIEEQENERSTYQSRSFQRTSSAPALNSNHRSYSSNHSSVRQGENTPARKSSESPRDNKGSEQRRTIQNPCRHCGERFFAGHRCKAFQHFKKMELDEGEEKDEELVSDEERSEEQNTPEQELHVLSLNSVVGITSKKTMKMKGFIGKREVIVLIDSGATCNFISKQLVEELSLPVEETIDFGVAVGNGEVISGSGKCEGVEVEIQGVKIKEEFLRFELGTIDLVLGYSWLAKLGETHINWGLHILRFQYEEKWVSICSDPELLIAQVSLNAMEKLCEKEDVVFLLELQTLFESNDKKIETVPSRAVSALLKTFAGVFQMPKGLPPKRTREHAITLQDGTSPINVRPYRYSHTQKNEIEKLVKEMMQAGIIRPSISPFSSPVLLVKKKDGGLRFCVDYRAVNKSTIPDRYPIPVIEELLDELAGATIFSKLDLKSGYHQIRVRDEDVGKTAFKTHEGHYEFLVMPFGLTNAPATFQSVMNEIFKPWLRKFVLVFFNDILVYSKNEEEHREHLRVVLQLLKDHQFYANAKKCAFGQSEIAYLGHIISGKGVAADPEKIEAVRQWPQPKNITSLRGFLGLRVITEGS
- the LOC106320492 gene encoding endoglucanase 21-like; amino-acid sequence: MTEIEELELTPLTQPSLEMKESWVLKPTIAKKKKKFSVACISSNRKLLLWLGGVLCVSCIIAMTLSKTLPHDHYNVPPLTKENSTIAIPVALKFFNAQISGKLPEGNNVSWRGDSCLNDGKFPGSSYPHLAGGYYDAGGSIKSNFPMSFSMTMLSWSVIEYSTKYQVAGELNHVKGLIKWGTDYLLNNFNSSSDTVFEMVSQIGMTIGSELPNDNYCWMRPEDINYKRDFTVCHTNCPHLAAEMAAALASASIVFGDKVEYSATLVRSAKAMYSFAEAMSTKMKSSEHWDDLIWGGAWMYYATGDNTYLAKVTSHDLAKRAGAFSHGPRYGVFGWDNKLAGTQLLLTRLRLFLSPPFPYEDMLKTFHEQTSIVMCSDLPYYTKFNRTKGGLILLNHGEPEPLQYAANAAFLATLYSDYLDASDTPGWYCGPSFFKTQVLRDFSTSQVDYILGKNPQNISYVVGFGQKYPKHVHHRGASIPKNKKVTCEGGWKWKESSNENPNTIEGAMVAGPDKNDGFHDLRANYNYTQATLVGNSGLVAALVASSRGGGGLDRNGLFSAITPLSLSPDPET